CGGTCTGGCCCGGGTAGATCGACCGGGTCATCGAGATTTTGCGGCGTCGGATGAGCGCGTCGGGTCCGGCCCATTCGTTGAGGCCGCGGTCGATGAAGCCATGGAAGAAGAGCGTTGACAGGTAGATCGTGCGCTGGCCCTGGCTGCGCGCGTAGTCGGGGTCGTGGTGACCGGGGAACCAGTCCCATGTCGAAGCCGCGTTCATGCAGATGCGCTTGTAGCTGATCTCGATCGAGACGGGCGTCAGCGTGTCGCCGACGGCGATGTCCTCGAACCGCACGGGGACGCGGACCATGCTGTGCCCGGTAGAGACGTTCATGGTGCGCCTTCACTATCGGCGGTGTCGTATCGGAAGAGCACGTTGGTGTTGCGGCCGATGACCTCACCGTGCTGGTCGGAGAAGGTGCTCACCGTGGTGATGAACACGCCGGTGCCCACCCGCGTCGGCTTCGGCTCGGAGATCGAGTCGATCTCCTCCACAATCGACACATGATCGCCCACCCGGGGCCGGCGTTCGAACTCCGTCGTCGTTGATGCGTTGATGATGTGGTGGCCCGGCAACGGGACGCTGAGCGCGAACATCATGTCCGCACGCGCTAGGTACTCGGGCACCCACTGCGGCGCGAAGCCGAGGCTCATCAGCAGCCCGGGCGGGCAGTCCTCACCCTCCCAGTAACGGGGGTTCGCGTCCTCGACGAGCGAGCAGTAGTACAACACCATCGAGCGGTCGATCGGGAACCACGCACGCCGCGGTTCCGAGCGATGACCGACCCACGCCCGGCCCTCGTCAAAGGTCCCGAACGTCATCCCGAGGCCGGTGACGTCGCTCGTCGGCGCGCTCACCGGGCCACCTGCACGACGGCGCTCCCCTTTATCGCGGGTTCGCCGGTCTGGCGCGTGACCACGAGTTCGAGGTCGGCCACCTGCTGCCCTCCGGCCTCACGCACGCTGGTGACCCTGCCGCCGAAGCTGAGCAGGTCACCGGGCCATACCTGACCGGTGAAACGGATGCGGA
This window of the Mycolicibacterium chubuense NBB4 genome carries:
- a CDS encoding MaoC/PaaZ C-terminal domain-containing protein codes for the protein MNVSTGHSMVRVPVRFEDIAVGDTLTPVSIEISYKRICMNAASTWDWFPGHHDPDYARSQGQRTIYLSTLFFHGFIDRGLNEWAGPDALIRRRKISMTRSIYPGQTATLSGKVVAKRDDGGRRLVDLELLVSSEDGPCVPSEATVELTDESAAAPA
- a CDS encoding FAS1-like dehydratase domain-containing protein, which produces MTFGTFDEGRAWVGHRSEPRRAWFPIDRSMVLYYCSLVEDANPRYWEGEDCPPGLLMSLGFAPQWVPEYLARADMMFALSVPLPGHHIINASTTTEFERRPRVGDHVSIVEEIDSISEPKPTRVGTGVFITTVSTFSDQHGEVIGRNTNVLFRYDTADSEGAP